A single region of the Bicyclus anynana chromosome 16, ilBicAnyn1.1, whole genome shotgun sequence genome encodes:
- the LOC112051814 gene encoding protein TIS11 — protein MSTAIMHQSALYDFGELFLKNQTRPVQTMNATLSSALGPVGATNVSAAVGWDQHPVLARAASVPAQRALAGLLTSLGHRRLERTTSDPAPPPPATSRYKTELCRPFEEAGVCKYGDKCQFAHGVRELRNLQRHPKYKTELCRTFHSVGFCPYGPRCHFVHNAEEARRREPPSPGGSLASLSSGGSLTSYMSDGSRSPRSPHSPLTPQSPLAPHSPPAMSPPAHTNSFAFRGTHSPELEEERLPVFNRLSSAFGDLVIA, from the coding sequence AACCAAACTCGCCCAGTGCAGACGATGAACGCCACACTGAGCAGCGCGCTCGGCCCCGTCGGCGCGACCAACGTGTCGGCCGCCGTCGGCTGGGACCAGCACCCGGTGCTGGCGCGCGCCGCCTCCGTGCCGGCGCAGCGCGCGCTCGCCGGCCTGCTCACCAGTCTCGGCCACCGCCGCCTCGAGCGCACCACCAGCGaccccgcgccgccgccgcccgccaccAGCCGCTACAAGACCGAGCTCTGCCGACCCTTCGAAGAAGCCGGCGTCTGCAAATACGGCGACAAGTGCCAGTTCGCCCACGGCGTGCGCGAGCTCAGAAACCTCCAGCGCCACCCCAAGTACAAGACGGAGCTCTGCCGCACGTTCCACTCCGTGGGCTTCTGCCCGTACGGGCCGCGCTGCCACTTCGTGCACAACGCCGAGGAGGCGAGACGCCGCGAGCCGCCGTCCCCCGGCGGGTCGCTGGCGTCGCTCTCGTCGGGCGGCTCCCTCACGTCGTACATGAGCGACGGCTCCCGCTCGCCGCGCTCGCCGCACTCGCCGCTGACGCCGCAGTCGCCGCTGGCGCCGCACTCCCCGCCGGCCATGTCGCCGCCCGCGCACACCAACTCCTTCGCGTTCCGCGGCACGCACTCGCCCGAGCTGGAGGAGGAGCGGCTGCCCGTGTTCAACCGCCTCTCGTCCGCGTTCGGCGACCTCGTGATCGCCTGA